GATCTTCTCCGGGCCTTCAACCTTGAGCGCCATGCGCCGCGCATCCAGGTTGATGCTGAAGGGCACCACGCCGTAGGACAGCGGGCTCATATAAACCTCTGGCGAACCCATATCGCGCACAAACTGCACGTTAACGTAGGCATTGCCCTCAAGCCCGGCAGGCACGCGGATATGTTGCACGCTGTTGGTGCTGTCGGCCTTGAACCACTGTTGGGTGTAAACCTTGTCACGCTCGATGGTGATCAAGCCGGCACCGGTGTACGGCGCGCGGATGCTGATCGCAATCTCATCACCGGTGGCGTAGCTGCGTTTATCCAGGCGCAGTTGCAGTTCGGCGTTGCGCTCCAGCGAGCGCGAGGTGTTGCCACGCCCGGCCACGCTGTAGTCGATCTGGTTGAGCAGACGGCCATTGGCGTCTTTGACTTGCAGGGTGAAATCACCCGGCGTGCCGGTGTTCAGCGTTTGCTTGGCGCCGTCCTTGGTCATCGTCAGCGGTGAAGCCGGCTGGCTGATGTTCTTGATGCGCGACTCGTACTTGTAGGTGCCGTTGGACTGTTTCACCAGTACCGACACGTAACGGTGTTCGACCACTTCACTGGTCAGGCCATCCACTGCCATCGGTGTGAGGTCTGGCGCAACGGCCAGCCATTGCACCTGGCGCGGGGCATCCTTGGCGACGTACGACAGCGAATCCTGACTTCTCACACCGACCAGATAAGGCGCGGACGACACCAGCAGCGCACTTTGCGCCGCCACGTTACGGCCACCTTCGGCTTCAAACACCTGGGTCATCACCTGCAGGCGATAGGTGCTGCTGGCGAAGCGTTGCAGGTTGAGGTCGAGCACGGCCTGGCCGTTGTCGTCGACGGTGGTTTCAGCCAAGTCTTCAGTACTGGCTTCTTCCAGCGAATCGTTGAGGCGGAAGCGGTAATCGGGGTAACGGTCAAAGGCCGCGAGCGTCGGGCTCAGGGACATCTTCGCGGTGACACGCCGGCCGGCTGCCGGGGCGCCGAACAGGTGCATGGCGGTGACTTTGGCCACCACTTGGTCCGGCGGGATCCAGCCCAATACGGGTGTGTCGTGCAGGCTCAGGCTGACCTTCATGCGGTCCGGCTCGAAGTCGCGAACCTTGAAGCTGACACTGCCCAGGTCGGTGCGGGTGTTTTTCTGGCCAATCAGCTGCAAGGTCGCGGTGTAATCCCCGGCGGGTGCGACTTCACTGCTGGGGAAATCAAAGGTTTCAAAGCCGCTGGTGGACAGCTTCAGCGGCTGGCGAATCACTTCCAGGCCACGCGGGTCGGTGATTTGCAGTTCAACCGGCAGGCCTTGCAAGGCGCCTTTCCAGTCGCCGCTGCGCACGATCATGCCCAGGTGCGCGGTCTCGCCCGGGCGGTACAGGCCACGGTCGGTGAACATATACGCGCTGAGGCGATTAATCGCGCCGTCTTCTTCCAAACCACCTACATCGAAGCGTGAAAAGTCCAACTGCTGGGACTGACGGGCAATCGGCAGGAACGACTGGTCGTTGCCGCGGGTGACTACATACATCAGCGGCGTTTTCTCACGGCGCAGTTCGTCCAGCTTGGCGAAATGCGCGTGGCCTTCGGCATCGGTGCGGCCGCTGGCGACCGGCAGGCCGTTGCGACCCATGATGTCGACTTGTGCATCGGCGACCGGCGAGCCGTTGCCAATGGACTGCACAAACACATCATGGCTGCCGTCGCTGGAGCGTTTGGCGATGATGCCCAGGTCGGTGACCACGATAAAACGCAGGTCGCTGGTGCTGTTGCGTTCGTACTCGAACGTGCGCTCGGCCGGGTCATCCTGCGGGCTCAGCTTGAGCACGAAAATGCCGCGACGGCCGCCATTGGCGGTGAGGTAGTGGCTCAGGTCCACGTTGTCGTAGACGGTTTTCGCCGGGTCATTGGACGACAGCGCAATATCCAGCGACTGACGCTCAACCATGCGGTCGAAGTATTCATTGCCGAAATTCGGGCGGGCGAAGCTGCCGCTGCTTTGGTCGACCAAATGTTGCAACTGGTTGGGCAGCAGGCGGGCGATTTCCACATGGGCGCCGGGCACGCCACGGGCCATGAAGCCCAGGCGTTTTTCGCCGTTGAGGCTCAGCAACGCGCCGTCCGACAGGAACTGCAAGGTGCGCGGATACGCCGGCATGCTGATCAGTGAGGCGGTAGGGTTTTTCGCCAGATAGCCACCGATGGCTTCCAGGTTGGCAGGCACGCGCACATACAACGCTCGGCCGGCCGGGGCCTTGAACTTGAAGGCATGCAAGGTATTCAGCGGCTCGACGCTGGGCACGTGGGTCAAGCTGACCTTGGTGCTGCGCGCCAGCATTGCGTCATCGATATCGTTGCTGGTGTAAGGGCGCGTGTCATCTTCGGCCTTGGCCGGCAACAGCCAGGCCTGGACCTTGCCGGCGATGGTGTCGTCGGCCACGGCGCTGGAGCTGCTGAACATCAATACCGGCTCCGGTTCGCCGCGCTCGTTGTCGACAAAACTGACTTCGGCGCTGGTAAACGTCAGGCGATAACGGCCGGGCACGGTGACTTCCGCCACCAATGGCGCGGTGCTGGCATTGCCGCCGTCACGGGCCTTGATGCCTTCATCGAGCTTGGCGTTGACCGGCGTGCTTTCCAGTGGCGTGGCCAGGGCGGCGGAGCGCACGTAAGCATTCAGCTTGAGTTCGTCGAAGGTGATTTCCGGGCGGTTGGGCAGTTGGGCGTCGCGGTAGGCCAGGCCTTTGCCGAGGGTTACCGAGACGCGCTTGCGCAGGTTTTCTTCATCCACCGGGTGGGAAAAGTGAAAGGTCGCCACCAGCTGTTTCAGTGTCGGGTTGGACGGGTCCTGGTACAGCTCGTTTTGCGCCAGGGTGGCGCGGAACGGTTGGGTCGAGAACTGGCTGCTGTATTGGCTCAGCAGCACGCCGTCAGCCAGCAGCTGTTTCTTGGCCAGGTCGAGCGTGTAATGAGCATCCACAGGCCAGTCTTTTTCCGGCACGAACACTAACGTGCGGTCGTCGGACCAACGCCAGGCACCGGCTACAGCGGGTTTAAGGGTAATGCCTTCAGTGACCGGCTTGCCAATCGCCGCCAGCGGAGCCACGGACTCGGCAAAACGCACCTGCAAGTTATCCACAACCGCAGGCTGCTGGGTGTAATCGGTCAGGTTCGGCTTATGCAGCGAATAACCCACGGTGTGGGGCTGCGGCAAATTCGAATACCAGTGCCAGCCGTAGAAACCAGCAGCGGCCAGCAGCACCAGGCCCAAGACCCCGGCACCCGCCTGGCGCGGATGGGCGCGGGCTTTACTGCCCAGGTTTCCCACGCCACGGCCCGTGGCTCGCAGCCAGGCCGGCGGCTGCCATTGGCCAAAGATGGCACTCACCACAGTCAGTAAAGCGCCGATAATCCGGCGGCTGATCGCTTTCAACGAATCGAACATGGTGAGCATCCCTGGCAAAGTGCGGCCTATCTTACACGCGTCTTTGATACAAAAGATGACGTGAAGTGGTCAGCGTGCTCAGGCGTGTTGCACAAAGGTGAGGCGTGCCGCAAAACCGATCAAAAGACTGCCCGTGAACCAAGGTTTCGGGCTTAGCTTGGCCTCCCAATACACCACAAAACACCTGTGGGAGCCGGCTTGCCTGCGATGGCGATGGCACATCCAAAAGTGATGCTGGCTGACACTCCGCTATCGCAGGCAAGCCAGCTCCCACAATTGATCTGTGTTGGGCTTGAGAGAGTGTGTGTTTCTCAGGTCCACCAGTAGCGCACAAGATGGAAGAAAATCGGCGCGGCGAAACATACCGAATCCAGGCGATCCAACATCCCGCCGTGGCCTTCGATCATGTGCCCCCAGTCCTTCACGCCCCGGTCGCGCTTGATCGCCGACATCACGATGCCGCCGGCGAAGCCCAGCAGGTTGATCAGCAGCGCGATCAAGAATGACTGCCATGGGTTGAACGGCGTGGTCCACCATAGCGCCGCGCCGATCAGGGACGACAGCAGAATCCCGCCGACAAAGCCTTCTACGGTTTTGGACGGCGACAGATTGGGCGCGATCTTGTGTTTGCCGAACAGCTTGCCGCACACGTACTGCAGCACGTCCGACAGTTGCACCACGATCACCAGGTAAGCGATCAGCAACAGGTTGCGGCCTTCGTAGCCGGGAATGTCGAGTGTCAGCAGGGCGGGCACGAACGACACGCAGAACACCGCGATCATCAGGCCCCATTGCACCTTCGACGCCCGCTCCAGAAAGTGCGTGCTGTCGCCGCCCAGCGAAGCAAGGATCGGCAGCAGCAGGAACACATACACGGGGATAAAGATCGAAAACAGCCCGTACCAGTCGGCATAAATCAGCAGGTATTGCAGCGGCAGCGCCAGATAGAACGCGGCTACCAGCGCCGGGTAGTCACTGCGGCGGGTGGGCGTAAGGGTAAGAAATTCGCGTAAGGCATAGAACGACACCGCATAGAACAGCAGGATCACCGCGCCGGTGCCGAGCCAGAAGGCGATGCCGATCACCACCACCATCACCCACCACGCGTTGATGCGGGCGTTGAGGTTGTCGACCACCGCATTGGGTGTGCCACGGGTGCGCAGTTTGAGGATCAGGCCGATCAGCGAGGCAAGCACCAGGATCGCGCCGATTCCGCCGAACAACATCAGGGTTTGGCTATCCATGTCAGACATGCTCCGGGGCAAGGGCAAGCAGGGCGTCGCGGCTGCGGGCAAGGAAGGCGGCCTTGTCTTCACCGTCTTCCAATTGCAGCGGCGCGCCAAAGCTGGTGGTGCACAGCAACGGCAGCGGCAGTACGCGACCCTTGGGCATGACCCGGTTGAGGTTGGCGATCCACACCGGAATCAACTCGGCCTGTGGGTAACTTTTTGCCAGGTGATACAGGCCGCTTTTGAACGGCAGCAAACCGTCTTCGAGGTTGCGCGTGCCTTCGGGAAAGATGATCAAGGAGTCACCACCTTCCAGCGCGGCCAGCATCGGCTGCAAAGGGTTATCCACAGGGTCTTTGCGCTCACGGTCGATCAATACGCCGTTGAACACGCGGTTGATGATGTAGCGGCGCAGTGCGCTTTGGTTCCAGTAATCACTGCCGGCTACCGGCCGGGTGAATTTGCGCAGGTTCTGCGGCAACGACGCCCATAGCAAGACGAAATCACCGTGGCTGCTGTGGTTGGCGAAGTAGATGCGCTGCACCGGCACCGGCGCGCACCCCAGCCACAGGCTACGGGCGCCGGTGACGGTGCGGGCCATCGAGGTAATCAGGGTGGCGACCACGGGTTCTAACATGGGGATTCCTTATCCGGCGAAAGGTAGCCAAGGGCTGGCGAGGATTATGGCCAGGGTCAGCAGCGCTTGCGCACCCAGCAACCAGGCTTGTTTGCGCAGCAGTTTGAGCGCGCCGCGACGGCGTTCGGTCCAGGGTCGGCCGGCGCGTTTGGGCGATTGCAGGCCGAGGCTCTGCAAGGCTTGGTCGAGATCGGCCGTGCGCCCGGTATCGCGGGCCAGCAGGGCGAACAGGTCGGCGTCGAAGGCCACGCGCAAGGCCCAGTACTTTTGCAGCAGGCCGAGAATAATCATCCACAGGCTGAGCAGCAGGCACAGGGTCGAAACGCTGGCCAACAGCAATTGAGCAAGGCCGAATAACACGCCGGCCACGGTCAGGCCTGTGGATAACTGATCCAGCGAGCGGCCACGGCGCAGCAGGCTGGCAACCACCTG
The window above is part of the Pseudomonas sp. KBS0710 genome. Proteins encoded here:
- a CDS encoding alpha-2-macroglobulin, whose protein sequence is MFDSLKAISRRIIGALLTVVSAIFGQWQPPAWLRATGRGVGNLGSKARAHPRQAGAGVLGLVLLAAAGFYGWHWYSNLPQPHTVGYSLHKPNLTDYTQQPAVVDNLQVRFAESVAPLAAIGKPVTEGITLKPAVAGAWRWSDDRTLVFVPEKDWPVDAHYTLDLAKKQLLADGVLLSQYSSQFSTQPFRATLAQNELYQDPSNPTLKQLVATFHFSHPVDEENLRKRVSVTLGKGLAYRDAQLPNRPEITFDELKLNAYVRSAALATPLESTPVNAKLDEGIKARDGGNASTAPLVAEVTVPGRYRLTFTSAEVSFVDNERGEPEPVLMFSSSSAVADDTIAGKVQAWLLPAKAEDDTRPYTSNDIDDAMLARSTKVSLTHVPSVEPLNTLHAFKFKAPAGRALYVRVPANLEAIGGYLAKNPTASLISMPAYPRTLQFLSDGALLSLNGEKRLGFMARGVPGAHVEIARLLPNQLQHLVDQSSGSFARPNFGNEYFDRMVERQSLDIALSSNDPAKTVYDNVDLSHYLTANGGRRGIFVLKLSPQDDPAERTFEYERNSTSDLRFIVVTDLGIIAKRSSDGSHDVFVQSIGNGSPVADAQVDIMGRNGLPVASGRTDAEGHAHFAKLDELRREKTPLMYVVTRGNDQSFLPIARQSQQLDFSRFDVGGLEEDGAINRLSAYMFTDRGLYRPGETAHLGMIVRSGDWKGALQGLPVELQITDPRGLEVIRQPLKLSTSGFETFDFPSSEVAPAGDYTATLQLIGQKNTRTDLGSVSFKVRDFEPDRMKVSLSLHDTPVLGWIPPDQVVAKVTAMHLFGAPAAGRRVTAKMSLSPTLAAFDRYPDYRFRLNDSLEEASTEDLAETTVDDNGQAVLDLNLQRFASSTYRLQVMTQVFEAEGGRNVAAQSALLVSSAPYLVGVRSQDSLSYVAKDAPRQVQWLAVAPDLTPMAVDGLTSEVVEHRYVSVLVKQSNGTYKYESRIKNISQPASPLTMTKDGAKQTLNTGTPGDFTLQVKDANGRLLNQIDYSVAGRGNTSRSLERNAELQLRLDKRSYATGDEIAISIRAPYTGAGLITIERDKVYTQQWFKADSTNSVQHIRVPAGLEGNAYVNVQFVRDMGSPEVYMSPLSYGVVPFSINLDARRMALKVEGPEKIEPGQTLDIKVTADRPGRAVVYAVDEGILQVARYQTPDPLGFFFQKRALEVGTSQILDLILPEFSRLLSGAAPGGDTEGALANHLNPFKRKHQPPVAWWSGLVDLPAGETVLHYQVPDSFNGKLHLFAVAVDSDSVGVSEANTEVRVPIVITPNVPAFVAPGDVFNVSAGVFSNLDAAADVKFEVQTSDGLNVQGDKGSTLSLQPRKEGTAEFKIKVGETLGSADLRFVAILPNGKRIQVAETTSIRPLSEHRVALSLGRFDSASKELKPTRELFSQLRDVQLGVAASPLVWANGLKHYLDDYGYACTEQLVSKAMPALIWGGTAPEAEQAFSGAVRMLRQRQNSAGGFGLWAANPDVAPYASLYATDFLIEAKERGLPVPEDLLARSNAYLTDLANGPSEGLSELRNRAYASYLLSRQGILVSGALSDIRERYESYFKDTWQNDLGAAYLAASYKLLKQDRQADTLFRKIPWRSLVDKWESDGLYYDPLVHDAEHLHLLARHFPELLDDVPTALLDKLGKRLNEQRYNSLSAALLLRALDNYGQRAQSDMTLKATAWLGDKQQQLLEMAGQPPRAAVPGKTQKLVMEKTDGPAAFYMLSEAGFDKGAKLKPINNGLEIIHEYLDLKGEPVSKVAVGDEFLVRLRLRATDRDQVQQVAVVDLLPGGVEPVYNLPPEPEAAASNEESESESDDSEYVETADGDETETWQAPIGETELSNWQPDYVDVRDDRVVLYGTALRDVGTFVYRVRATNAGTFNTPPAYAEGMYETTLQGRGKVGQLEITKP
- a CDS encoding phosphatidate cytidylyltransferase, whose translation is MDSQTLMLFGGIGAILVLASLIGLILKLRTRGTPNAVVDNLNARINAWWVMVVVIGIAFWLGTGAVILLFYAVSFYALREFLTLTPTRRSDYPALVAAFYLALPLQYLLIYADWYGLFSIFIPVYVFLLLPILASLGGDSTHFLERASKVQWGLMIAVFCVSFVPALLTLDIPGYEGRNLLLIAYLVIVVQLSDVLQYVCGKLFGKHKIAPNLSPSKTVEGFVGGILLSSLIGAALWWTTPFNPWQSFLIALLINLLGFAGGIVMSAIKRDRGVKDWGHMIEGHGGMLDRLDSVCFAAPIFFHLVRYWWT
- a CDS encoding 1-acyl-sn-glycerol-3-phosphate acyltransferase; this encodes MLEPVVATLITSMARTVTGARSLWLGCAPVPVQRIYFANHSSHGDFVLLWASLPQNLRKFTRPVAGSDYWNQSALRRYIINRVFNGVLIDRERKDPVDNPLQPMLAALEGGDSLIIFPEGTRNLEDGLLPFKSGLYHLAKSYPQAELIPVWIANLNRVMPKGRVLPLPLLCTTSFGAPLQLEDGEDKAAFLARSRDALLALAPEHV